The DNA sequence GTGCTTTTGTGGTGATCGGTGGCGGTGAAGTGGTTGGACCGCTCCTAGTTCGGACAATGATGGAGGCGGCATGGTGCAGAAGCCTGACTTTATGTCGGGGTAGACGAAGTTGGTTCTGGCTTCAGATTTACGCATGGACCAAACAGCCTAGTCATAGGTCAGTGCGGCCTCCTCGGTTGTTTTCAAGGACCAAAGTCAAGACATCCAAATCCACGACATGGATAGCGAGGAATGTTAGCTTTGGTCCAAAATAACCAAGGAGACGCATTGGCCTATGACCAGGCTGCCTGGTACATGTGTGGGTCAGACGCCAGAACCAACTTCATCTTCCTCGACATGAAGTCGGGGCATCTATGCCATGCCACCATTGTCCCAAAAAGGAACTTTTGTGGTGATAGGTGGCGGGGAAGTGGTTGGAGCGCTCCTTGTTGGGGCAATGCATGATGGAGACGGCATGTTGTAGAAGCCTGACTTCATGTCGGGGTAGAAGATGTTGGTTTTGGCGTCGGACTTATGCATGGACCAGGCAGCCTGGTCGTAGGCCTGTGCGACCTCCTCGGTAGTTTTGAAGGACCAAGCCAAGAAATCCAAATACACGGCCTGGATAGCGAGGAATTTTAGCACCTCACTCAGCAGCCTAAAGTCAATGTAGGACCGATATTTGCACTAGCGCAATCACTTATGAATTTCAGATGCACTAGGTCAATATTGTGATTAAGCCTCATTATCGCTTGTGACGTAACTCGACCATATCATGATTATGTTGTTCAACAAACATAACCTAAACCTTCAAAACCATactttgtaaatattttggaCATAAAATAGGATTTTGTCCGCATATTGTATTGTATCTCGGTATACTACATTAACGGAAAGGTAACGGtatcaaaaataattataccgAACTTTTCAGTATACCGTATTCcagtataccaaaaattcggtatgatattttgtcccacttcacttttatcatttttggtagtggaccccatattccactaactcattactactcacattttattataaaactaatacttacccacatcccacccactttttcaactcactacatttcttaaaatccgtgtcagatcaaagtgtcccaaattatctgggatggagggagtacaaaaccAATGGATTAAAAGATGGAAAACTTTCTTCTTAGGTGATTGGAACTTGAAAGAAGCAGTTAAAACGTTTCTCAAATTATACTTATTACTATGTAAATCTTGGATTCTCAGATTGGATTCTAAAACAAGCACCTGCTAAATGGGATTCCTGTTTATTCCTACTTGTTTATGACATGTAGTTAGCTTTTTATTCCTATGTTGAtggattctttttttttaattgcatgcaatatatttgaatttgagtATGATCAGTGCATCTGAatgagagatgaagaaaagaGTTGCAACtttgcatgtatatatatagagatagatccattccattccattgcttcaataatttattttcctcaacacagtatcaaaaATGATACATCAACCAAGGTTTTGAGACTGGGATGGTTGCACTATTGCGAACCGATACGTAGTTCCCAACATTCCTTCATCTCTAAATGATCAAGGCGCTTCAGTGCATCCACAGAGGCTAGACGCCACAACTTGTTACAACCAACTACACTTGTATCCTCGTGAAGCACAATAAAAACATGTCCAATTTCTCAAAACTGACAACTAAGAAGTAATTTAACTTCAAAGAATCTTTCACACCTAAGTCCACATATGAATTTCTCATTGAACAAGATAAAACGTGCAAGTTCCTAATCTATGCTCTCATCCAATTTCCAAGTAAAAGTGATGTTAAAAAGAGGTAAATATCGTAACTATAGATGAAAAGCAAAGCAATGGATTAAATATAGATTTCAGCAAattattctttcattttatactactaatgCTAGGACCAACATAGAAGAAATGATGGAGTTTGGATGCTTGATCTTCTTCTCCAActtaagatttttttattcttggtcgttttctctctattttgtGGAGTTTGGAATGCCAAAAACAGCTCGTGGAAGAAGTTTTGGGTAGATCACAACTTCCCACGCGTGCGTGTGGAACGTTGTGATGAATCCCGCAGTTCACGTGGAATGTCTCTCGACTTTGCTCTTCGGTTCCGACTTCATCCTGACCCCATTTTCATCTCTGCACTCTACCtatgaatgaaaaataatgcaTTTGTAAGTTCAAAAACATATATACTGATACACATGTATGAAATCAAAGGGTTTAAGTTGGAAAACAGAGAGCCATCCCATTGCTTCAATAAATAACAGAGCTTGGAAAATTATGGAAGCCTTAAGATGGTAGATTTAAGGTATTAGATATGAATTACAACATTGATATTTTGTGCGTGTGGGGGGGATTCTATCATTACTATTTCAAATTTGGTAAATTGtgaaatattagtaaaagGACAGGCTAAACTATGATCATGTGCCATGTCATGTGTTTTACATATAGGTAAAAAAAAGGTGCTGAAATTTGGGTATAATCTATATACGAAGAAATTTTTAATGAGTGTGCCTggaaaagagagaatatagAAATGAGAGATGAATAGAGGAGTTGCAACTTTGCACaaagatagagagagataaagagcCCTCTCATTGCTTCAATATACCATTTTCctcaaaacaatataaaaaatgatacttacTTGCTACAACATTCAAATATCGAAAGTTATAAACATCGATGTTGAGATTGGGACGGTTGCGCCACTCCGAATCGATGCATAGTTCCGGACAATCTGAAATATATAACTGTGTGAGGCGCTTCAATGCATCCACAGAGGGCAGACACCTCAACTTCTCACAACCGTCTCGACGTAACCACCACAGAGATGAGAGGTTCCCTGGCAATTCTTGTACTCCTATATTCTTTAACTCCAACTCAGAAAGAGCAGTGAGATGTTGAAATGATTGAGTCAATTCTTATACTCCTAGTGGCTGTTCGGTTCATGAAACAAAATTGTCTTGAGATGCAGTGTAAGATACACTAAAATAGACCTTGGCTAGGATTAAATTAGTCTTATACATGATTGTAGAGTAGGGTGGAGAGGAGAATAATGAGGAGAGGGAGATGGACAAATTAGTAGGAGGGGGTGAGATGAGATGGTTAGTCATGAGATTAGGTGAAAAGGAGTCCATTCAAATGGACCGAAACAGGCTCAAATCTACAATTGTTAGCTAAAATTTGgttgaaaatgtgaatggaGAAGATAAAAGTTATCTTGAGAACCGAATGGGCACCTATATTCTCTAACTCCAACTCAGAAAGAGCAGTGAGGTGTTGAAATGATTGGGGCATCCACTCCCAGTTTTCCACCCCCTTCAATTGTAACTTAGTAAGAGAATTGCCACATCCCTTCCACAGTCTCACTAATGGCAACACTACTCCTATGCTTGTGTCTTGCAGCATTATTGTTTGTGTCTTGAACCCCTATgcttgtgtgtgtgtataggTAGGATTTTGGTGGTTGCGATTCtatcataaatttttcaaaatctgGTTGTTTTGGAAATAAGGGCAGAAAAAAATTCGATCTTGTTCTTTGCCATGTTTGTTTTATCTCTCCCCTTAAACATGtacagaaaagaaaagataagGTGGTTAAATTTGAGTATAATGAGTGGATCTGTATGAGAAATTGTTGTCATGTGCAATGGCAAAAGTAACAACATGGAAAtaagagatgaagagaagagTTGCAACTTTGCAAATAGAGAGAgatccattccattccattccattgcttcaataatttattttcctcaacacaaaataaaaaatgatacttcttgCTAGCTTCAACGTTCAAATACAGTCGCCATCAACCAAGATTTTGAGATTGGGACAGTTGCGCCACTCCCAATTTTCCTGACATCCTTGTGACGCACAATAAAAACAAGACTAATTTCTCAAAATCGACAACTAAGaagtaatttaaattcaaagaATCTGTTATGGAGTGATAGGCAGTTAGAACCAGTGGATAAACAACTCGAActtggaaataaaatagatgatAATCCTCTCACCGAGGCCCTCATTTTTCACCATCTAATAACTTCGATCTCTCTGGATACATTCTTCAAACTCCCCTATATATTCCATATATAGGAGTTCAGTAGACAATAATGCCATCAAATTTGctctaattaattcaattattcaatcaatctctaatttattcaaatccCATGAAATCttaacttaatttaaaaactaaataaaagataatgcAATAAGCCTAGAAATCTGCAATCACTTGGATCCAATCACCATCATTTCCATTCCTGGTAATCGATATCAGAATCTTTCACAACCAAGTcacatatatatgaatttcTATATGAACAAGATAAAACATACTACTATCACATATGCATCATAACTATAGATGAAAACCAAAgcaatgtattaaatatagatTTCAACAAATTATTCTCTCATTTTATCCTAATACTAGCAGCAATAAAGAAGAACTAGCCAAAAGAAAGAGCAGTGAGGTGTTGAATAGATTGGGTCAATTCTTGTACCCCTATATTCTCTAACATCAAGTTAGAAAGAGCAGTGAGGTGTTGAATTGATTGGGGCATCCACTCCCAGTTTTCCACCCACTTCAAATATAAGATTTCAAGTGAGTTGGCACATCCTTGCAGCATGCCTTCCACAGTCTCTCTAATGCCAACACTACTCTCCATTGACCACTCCACACTCACATCTATACATAACACCTTCAACCTGCCTAAACTCCAACTCCCAATAAAACCACTAGCCATGAAATTAGGCACACCTCTGATTGTCAATTCTTCGAGACGAGGAGATGATTTAGCGAGGCAGTCAATTAGCATCGGTAGATTCTTTAGGCTCCTTAATTCTTCCAATACGAGTGTCTTGATTGTGGGTGCAGACGACTCCAGAATTTGACATGGCAATGCCATCAGCTTTTCGCACTTTATAATTCTCAGCTCGTGGAGGATTCCTTGATTGTTTTTTGGTCCACCACTTGGATTCTTGATCAACTTCAGATTTGGACAGTCCCTGATAGTCAATTCTTCTAGAGAATTGAGGGTGTCCAGCCCATCTGGTAATTCACTCAACACAGGGCACTTCACAATCTCTAAATTTGAGAGACTTGGATTGTTACAGAATAACGATTCTGGCAGATATTGTAAGCTCTGTAATCCGAACATAACGagagattttaaatttttgcagGGGATATTTATGGACCTAACCTTCttcaaattaatcaaataaagaGATTTGAGATTAGGCAATGAGTGATCCAGCATTGGGATTTCCTCACACTCTGAGCAATTGCAAAGTGATATCTCAATCAAGTTATCAAGTGGTACCCAAGACCCTTGAGAACCATTCCGTACTGCCATCTTCTTACACCATGCAGGAAATGTTATGCCTTTGAATCCATCAATCCCCAACACCTTCAGATTTGCATGAGGTTGAAGGCCCTCCAACACACTCTCATAATTTCCGTCGGTGCCACTATCCTCATTCCATTCTAACCGCAAATTAGATAAGTTTGACTTCTGCAACAGATATGCTTTCATAGCCTCTTCCTTGTCACGCACCCTTTCGAGATTCTGAATCCATAGTGATCCTTTGAGATTCTTCAAACTTCCAAGCTCTTCAATTTGGTAGCCCTTCTCTTCACCCACTTTAAAGTGTTCAAGTGTTTGGAGACTAGCTAATTTCCCAATCTCTGCAGGTAACTTTGTTTCCCACCCTAGATAAAGATGCCTTAAGTTAATCAAGTACTTCAATGTACTTGGCAGTTTCTCTAATCTCCATAAATCTGCTCTTAGTGTTTGCAAGTGATGGAGTTCACCAATCCACTCCGGCaagttttttatttctgtACTCGATATATTAAGATTTCTCAAATGTATCAAGTCCCTAACTGAATCAGGCAACTTTGTAAAACCTTCGCCAGCGAGAATTAGATTGCGCAGACATTTGAAGTTAGAGAATATGGTGCCAGGAGTTTCCAAGAGTAATGTTCGCAAATGCTTGGCCTCTTGTTCCGGAATATGCCTTGATTCTTCTTTGAGAAACATGTATCGAGCTGGGGTATTTGCATCTGCATTATTAGATAAAACAGAAGATGCAAGATCATGCACGAGATCATGCATCACAAAATATTCCCTTCTACCAAAATTATTTCTTGTAACTTGCAACAAAGAGTTCTGCAGAAGCATGTTAAAAAACCTGTTTCCCATGAACTCCATATCATGTCGTTGGCTTGGTTGAAGAAACCCTTCTCCCATCCATAGTTCAATCAGCTCATCCTTCTCGATTTCCCAACCTTTGGGGAAAATCGAACAGTATGCAAAACACTTCTTGAGTGACGGTGAGGACAAATAATCAAAactcaatttcaatattttggaGATATTTTCACCTCCTTCATCATCTGAGAGCCCGTTGTCTTTGATCGCACACCACTCTTGTTCGGACTTGCAGCGGCGAAGCACACCACCAACTACATTGGCAGCTAAAGGCAAACCATCACATCTTGTTGCAATCTCTCTTCCAATATTCTCAAATCTTGATGAAATTtctccatttccatttccatcaCAAGCATTTGCTTTGATAATGGACCAACAATCATTACTAGACAAGCCTTTTAAATGATGAACAAGAAATGGCTCAGCAATTGAAGCAACATTTTCCTTCCTGGTAGTGATGATAATGCAATTTCCATTGGTAgatgttactccctccataGAATTCATAAAGTCTTTCCATTTCAGAACATCTTCATTCCACACATcatcaagaacaagaagatAAGTTTTAGCCTTGAGAGCTTCTTGAAGCTTTTCCAGTATAACTTGCTTAATCTCAACTCTATCACCAGTATTTGAAGTCAATgttgaattgattttgttgaaaagaCTGATTGCATCAAAAGTTTGAGATACATGAACCCAAATAAGTGAACCGAATCGAGCCTTTACGCTTTCATGGTTGAAGACTTTCTTGGCCAACGTAGTCTTCCCCATACCCCCCATTCCGACAAGAGCAGCAATTGAGAAGCTCTGATCTTGTGGGATATGGGTGACCATGCCAACTAGTACAGGCACATCATCATCTCTTCCAATAAAGATTGGATCACGACTGATCGAATCAGTCTCAATGGATGTTTCAGCAGCAGCAACAGGTGCATTAAGAAGTATGCTTTGAAGGCCAAGATCTTTTGCCATTTTGTTCATACACTCGAACTCagtattgatttttttgattgCAAGAGCCATATTATGCCGACCTGAACAGCGATGAAATGAAGAGAAATATGATGCAGCCCTATGCTTAAgtttcatcatcttcttcacttttttGTGGAGAAAATGATAGCTGAGTTCGTCCAAGACATTATCAGCATCGAAAGCCAGAGTTTCAAGCTTCCTCAACCAGAATTTGACAGCATCTTGGGTGATGAATTTTTTCTCTGCATCATTCAAGTAGGCTTGAATCATGCCCAAATTTGTCTGGAGCTGCTGGGAATCTCCATCGAGACCTTGGCGTAGAAAATACTCTTCCTTCAAAACATTGATCAGGTTTTGGAGAAGAACTTCGATGGCAGCAGCACCTCCATCCATGGCTTCACACAGAGAGATCTGAAGTCAGAGAGAAAATGCTTTTAAATATGATTGTAATTGTAAGATTGTGAATGATTATTCAATACTCACTCAACATACTATTGAGCTTGTAGCACTAACAAGTAATTCCAACACTTCATCAATCTATCTCTTGAGAGAACATATAAAAAGTATTGGTCAATGTTTATGTAAGTAGTAGTTTTCTATCCACAAAATCAACAAGCTCCTTCTCTGAATTTTTCATGActcttaaaaaaaacaaagtaacAATTAACtactctataaataaattaggatATCAATATTATGAAACTATGAATAAAATACACAACACATAAGATAGCTAGGACAATCCACGTTACCTAAAATAGCAGCAATTAAATGAAGATTTACAAGTTGTTTCGATATAAAAATTCACTCAACagtaaatgaaaaacaaactTACTTGTTGCAAGAGATGGTGAGAgagaagtagagagagaaaatgctTGCAAGTCTAGAGAAAGAAAATGCTTGCAAGTTGCAAATTTTATCTTCGAAGGTGCAAACTATCTGTAAACTTGTGGTGGTTATGCAAGGACTACACTACAAAGTCTCCTTTTTTGACTACTTTTTGATATTATGTCTGTTTTTCttgaatcaaataaaacaatcaACGTTCACATGT is a window from the Salvia hispanica cultivar TCC Black 2014 chromosome 1, UniMelb_Shisp_WGS_1.0, whole genome shotgun sequence genome containing:
- the LOC125213170 gene encoding putative disease resistance protein RGA3, encoding MDGGAAAIEVLLQNLINVLKEEYFLRQGLDGDSQQLQTNLGMIQAYLNDAEKKFITQDAVKFWLRKLETLAFDADNVLDELSYHFLHKKVKKMMKLKHRAASYFSSFHRCSGRHNMALAIKKINTEFECMNKMAKDLGLQSILLNAPVAAAETSIETDSISRDPIFIGRDDDVPVLVGMVTHIPQDQSFSIAALVGMGGMGKTTLAKKVFNHESVKARFGSLIWVHVSQTFDAISLFNKINSTLTSNTGDRVEIKQVILEKLQEALKAKTYLLVLDDVWNEDVLKWKDFMNSMEGVTSTNGNCIIITTRKENVASIAEPFLVHHLKGLSSNDCWSIIKANACDGNGNGEISSRFENIGREIATRCDGLPLAANVVGGVLRRCKSEQEWCAIKDNGLSDDEGGWEIEKDELIELWMGEGFLQPSQRHDMEFMGNRFFNMLLQNSLLQVTRNNFGRREYFVMHDLVHDLASSVLSNNADANTPARYMFLKEESRHIPEQEAKHLRTLLLETPGTIFSNFKCLRNLILAGEGFTKLPDSVRDLIHLRNLNISSTEIKNLPEWIGELHHLQTLRADLWRLEKLPSTLKYLINLRHLYLGWETKLPAEIGKLASLQTLEHFKVGEEKGYQIEELGSLKNLKGSLWIQNLERVRDKEEAMKAYLLQKSNLSNLRLEWNEDSGTDGNYESVLEGLQPHANLKVLGIDGFKGITFPAWCKKMAVRNGSQGSWVPLDNLIEISLCNCSECEEIPMLDHSLPNLKSLYLINLKKVRSINIPCKNLKSLVMFGLQSLQYLPESLFCNNPSLSNLEIVKCPVLSELPDGLDTLNSLEELTIRDCPNLKLIKNPSGGPKNNQGILHELRIIKCEKLMALPCQILESSAPTIKTLVLEELRSLKNLPMLIDCLAKSSPRLEELTIRGVPNFMASGFIGSWSLGRLKVLCIDVSVEWSMESSVGIRETVEGMLQGCANSLEILYLKWVENWEWMPQSIQHLTALSNLMLENIGVQELTQSIQHLTALSFG